In Thermus islandicus DSM 21543, one genomic interval encodes:
- a CDS encoding proton-conducting transporter transmembrane domain-containing protein, protein MTPLVGAALGGLALASLIGLRGPGRLAYPLGFSGVSLAVAGGVGWAEGWGAGAFYLLLLGLAVLGLAPYLPAYLELHPSRAYAFLLPLFVGAMAGVALAPPGYAFLFLWEAMSLLGYLLVALEGAKAVEGAQALFLASRLFGLGLYLAFLGQGRLGQDAVWLGLVLGFGVKAALFPFHGWLPRAHPVAISPVSALLSGAMTKLGLLGLYQAAFWFGPPPLWVGPSLVTLGLAGAVYALVRGLAEEDFKGALAYSSVENLGLMLAALGGYFVTGHPLFRAAFFLHQLTHALFKTHLFLVAGVLGERRLSRLGGLWRQAPGLGAQALWGMAVGAGLPPGPLFLAEWALYLGFSRGGFGLPLGVGALALVGALALFYYVRLFGLAFLGQPRGPASWHLAPGMVLGLRILGGALFLLALWPGLVLGPLGVQVYPNAPLALLLFALAYLLYRRLQALPHRTYSTWDCGHQPLTPRMQPTGLGFSQPVLRLFPFVRLREGEHPHLEEPLQRLLQVIGEAYARLARLVQGLQSGSLHLYLLLQLLTLVLVLGVVLL, encoded by the coding sequence ATGACGCCCCTTGTGGGGGCTGCCCTCGGCGGCTTGGCCCTGGCGAGCCTTATTGGCCTCCGGGGCCCTGGCCGCCTGGCCTATCCTTTGGGGTTTTCCGGAGTATCCCTGGCGGTGGCGGGCGGGGTGGGTTGGGCCGAGGGATGGGGAGCCGGGGCGTTCTACCTGCTCCTTCTTGGGCTGGCGGTACTGGGCTTGGCGCCCTACCTTCCGGCCTACCTGGAGCTTCATCCCTCCCGGGCCTACGCCTTCTTGCTCCCCCTCTTCGTGGGGGCCATGGCCGGGGTGGCCTTGGCCCCGCCGGGGTATGCCTTTCTCTTCCTGTGGGAGGCGATGTCCCTCCTGGGGTACCTGCTCGTGGCCCTGGAAGGGGCCAAGGCGGTGGAGGGCGCCCAGGCCCTTTTCCTGGCGAGCCGCCTCTTCGGCCTCGGGCTCTACCTGGCCTTCCTGGGACAGGGTCGCCTGGGGCAGGATGCCGTCTGGCTGGGTCTGGTGCTGGGCTTCGGGGTCAAGGCGGCCCTCTTCCCCTTCCACGGGTGGCTTCCCCGGGCCCACCCCGTGGCCATCAGCCCCGTCTCCGCCCTTCTCTCCGGGGCCATGACCAAGCTTGGCCTTCTTGGGCTGTACCAGGCGGCCTTCTGGTTCGGCCCCCCGCCCCTTTGGGTGGGGCCTTCCCTGGTTACCTTGGGCCTTGCGGGAGCGGTCTACGCCCTGGTGCGGGGCCTGGCCGAGGAGGACTTTAAGGGAGCCTTGGCCTACTCCAGCGTGGAGAACCTCGGGCTCATGCTGGCGGCCTTGGGGGGCTATTTCGTTACCGGCCACCCCCTCTTCCGGGCCGCCTTCTTCCTCCACCAGCTGACCCATGCCCTCTTCAAGACCCACCTCTTCCTGGTGGCTGGCGTCTTAGGCGAAAGGCGGCTTTCCCGGCTGGGTGGCCTGTGGCGGCAGGCCCCGGGATTGGGGGCCCAAGCCCTCTGGGGGATGGCGGTGGGGGCGGGGCTTCCGCCGGGGCCCCTTTTCCTGGCCGAGTGGGCCCTGTACCTGGGGTTCAGCCGCGGCGGGTTTGGGCTTCCCCTGGGGGTGGGGGCCTTGGCCCTGGTGGGGGCCCTGGCCCTCTTTTACTATGTGCGCCTCTTCGGCCTGGCCTTTCTGGGTCAGCCTCGAGGCCCGGCCTCTTGGCACCTGGCGCCGGGCATGGTCCTGGGCCTGCGGATCCTGGGGGGCGCCCTCTTCCTTCTGGCCCTTTGGCCCGGCCTGGTCCTCGGGCCGCTGGGCGTCCAGGTTTACCCTAACGCTCCCCTGGCCCTTCTCCTCTTCGCCCTGGCCTACCTCCTCTACCGCCGCCTCCAGGCCCTACCCCACCGCACCTACAGCACCTGGGACTGCGGCCATCAGCCCCTCACGCCTAGAATGCAGCCCACAGGCCTTGGGTTCAGCCAGCCGGTTCTGCGGCTCTTTCCCTTTGTCCGCCTGCGGGAGGGGGAGCACCCCCACCTGGAGGAGCCGCTCCAGCGCCTCCTTCAGGTCATAGGCGAGGCCTACGCCAGGCTTGCCCGTCTTGTCCAGGGGTTGCAGTCAGGGAGCCTGCACCTTTACCTGCTCCTCCAGCTATTGACCCTGGTCCTGGTCCTGGGGGTGGTGTTGCTGTGA
- a CDS encoding ArsR/SmtB family transcription factor, whose product MPSPLHQYKAEFFKALAHPLRLAILDALRSGEKSVSALQEELGVEQSSLSRQLAFLRERGLLEVRRQGPLAYYRVRDPEVYAFLDLGRRIFQRHLEAERGRLEALREGE is encoded by the coding sequence ATGCCTAGCCCTCTCCACCAGTACAAAGCGGAGTTCTTCAAGGCCCTGGCCCATCCCCTCCGCCTGGCCATTCTGGATGCCCTCCGCTCGGGGGAGAAAAGCGTTTCCGCGTTACAGGAGGAGCTTGGGGTGGAGCAGTCCTCCCTTTCCCGGCAACTGGCTTTCCTCCGGGAGCGCGGCCTTCTGGAGGTGCGGCGTCAGGGGCCTTTGGCCTACTACCGGGTGAGGGATCCGGAGGTGTATGCCTTTTTGGATCTGGGGCGAAGGATCTTCCAGCGCCATCTCGAGGCCGAGCGCGGCCGCCTCGAGGCCCTGCGGGAGGGGGAATGA
- the mscL gene encoding large conductance mechanosensitive channel protein MscL, translating into MLKGFKDFLLRGNLVELAVAFVMGGAFGQVVSAFVSGVLLPLIGALGGKPDFSALKVGPVLLGRFLDALVNFVVVAAVLYFLVVVPVSRLRPKPEASASPPEEVRLLREILEEIRKKAGAG; encoded by the coding sequence GCTGAAGGGGTTCAAGGACTTCCTGTTGCGGGGCAACCTGGTGGAGCTGGCCGTGGCCTTCGTCATGGGCGGGGCCTTCGGCCAGGTGGTGAGCGCTTTCGTGAGCGGGGTCCTCCTCCCCCTCATCGGGGCCCTGGGCGGGAAGCCCGATTTCTCCGCCCTGAAGGTGGGGCCGGTGCTCCTAGGCCGCTTTCTGGACGCGTTGGTCAACTTCGTGGTGGTGGCGGCAGTCCTCTACTTCCTGGTGGTGGTCCCCGTGAGCCGCCTCAGGCCCAAGCCCGAGGCCTCCGCCTCTCCCCCGGAGGAGGTTAGGCTTCTCCGGGAGATTTTGGAAGAGATACGGAAGAAGGCCGGAGCCGGTTGA
- a CDS encoding respiratory chain complex I subunit 1 family protein gives MSALLLLFLAPLFTGSVKWLKARLTHRLGPSPLLEYQNLFKLLGKAWVRPEVGTPLFLLGPVLAFLASMAAASFLPLLPGPHFAGDGFLALYLLNLGRFFQMLAALDAGSAFGAQGSYREGLITVLAEPGTLLALVAAGLLGGEFSLARLPVLDPANALVLVLVLASLALALLAEGARMPVDDPATHLELTMVHEAQLLDHAGPLLALYELASGVKMLFYAALMALLLPGPSFWVFLGMGAAWALALGYLETYGVKLRYLRLPDFLSYNTLFGVLAVLGAVWRF, from the coding sequence GTGAGCGCCCTCTTGCTCCTTTTCCTGGCCCCCCTCTTCACCGGGAGCGTCAAGTGGCTCAAGGCCCGGCTGACCCACCGCCTGGGGCCCTCGCCCCTCCTGGAGTACCAAAACCTTTTTAAGCTTTTGGGGAAGGCCTGGGTGCGCCCTGAGGTGGGCACCCCCCTTTTTCTCCTCGGGCCCGTCCTCGCCTTCCTGGCGAGTATGGCCGCAGCCAGCTTCCTGCCCCTTCTGCCCGGGCCCCACTTCGCGGGCGATGGGTTTCTGGCCCTCTACCTCTTGAACCTGGGGCGGTTTTTCCAGATGCTGGCGGCCTTGGACGCGGGGAGCGCCTTCGGAGCCCAGGGGAGCTACCGCGAGGGGCTCATTACGGTCCTGGCGGAGCCGGGGACGCTTCTGGCCTTGGTGGCCGCGGGGCTCTTGGGCGGGGAGTTTTCCCTTGCCCGTCTGCCTGTCCTGGACCCGGCCAACGCCTTGGTCCTGGTCCTGGTGCTGGCCTCCCTGGCCCTGGCGCTCCTGGCCGAAGGGGCCCGCATGCCCGTGGACGACCCCGCCACCCACCTGGAGCTCACCATGGTGCACGAGGCCCAGCTTTTGGACCACGCCGGCCCCCTCCTCGCCCTCTACGAGCTGGCCTCGGGGGTGAAGATGCTCTTCTACGCGGCCCTAATGGCCCTTTTGCTGCCTGGCCCCTCCTTTTGGGTCTTCCTGGGGATGGGCGCAGCCTGGGCCTTGGCCCTGGGCTACCTGGAGACCTACGGCGTGAAGCTTAGGTATCTGCGGCTTCCAGACTTTCTTTCTTACAACACCCTTTTTGGGGTGCTGGCCGTCCTGGGGGCGGTATGGAGGTTCTGA